The Huiozyma naganishii CBS 8797 chromosome 3, complete genome genome contains a region encoding:
- the OPI1 gene encoding transcriptional regulator OPI1 (similar to Saccharomyces cerevisiae OPI1 (YHL020C); ancestral locus Anc_2.557) → MSLNRHPGLSEEDVEAAEVLDELRKAGINRSRSATDASQAAADGGETREGSTLLDRVVNNVVTLYDEMSNRKRVASIARLLDDAYDENYTTSGEESGSDDEEDEEDEEEEDDGVDHNRKVRGGSHRDVEQSDDDDSSSVVSESRISKRQKIADAIDNLKEYKLNMSIESKKRLFTCLHLLKLANKQLSDKVTYLQDLVQKEDDASYKAGHRQNPNTARLHTQNPVKHEHEETEDRFFDAFDSTETEEQATVIKMEVVGTIKKVYHMISRFTGSSLPEPARSQVRETLLNLPTNWSSSVSNLIPNEPSGTAGATRVPPKSYIYETSKRGRSDTNSSGDMTNHALTTNGKVLILAKESLDMVQNVMDVVDTTLGRAEEWVKHKQEAKENIYERFKGERKDST, encoded by the coding sequence ATGTCATTGAATAGGCATCCGGGGTTGTCGGAGGAGGATGTTGAGGCCGCAGAGGTGCTGGACGAGTTGAGAAAGGCTGGGATAAACAGGAGTAGGTCTGCGACGGATGCGTCGCAGGCTGCTGCCGACGGCGGGGAGACCCGTGAGGGGTCGACGCTGCTGGATCGGGTTGTAAATAATGTCGTCACGCTGTATGACGAGATGAGTAACAGGAAGCGGGTCGCCTCGATTGCCAGGTTACTGGACGATGCATACGATGAAAACTATACTACCTCAGGAGAGGAAAGTGGGagcgatgacgaggaagatgaagaagacgaggaggaggaagacgaCGGCGTGGACCACAATCGCAAGGTTAGGGGAGGGAGCCATCGTGATGTGGAGCAAagtgacgatgacgattCGAGTTCCGTGGTCTCCGAGAGCAGGATATCCAAGAGGCAGAAAATAGCTGACGCTATTGATAACTTAAAAGAATACAAGCTCAATATGTCCATCGAGTCGAAGAAACGACTGTTTACTTGCCTTCACCTCTTGAAACTCGCTAACAAACAGCTATCCGACAAAGTCACATACCTGCAGGATCTGGTTCAAAAGGAGGATGACGCGAGTTACAAAGCGGGGCACCGCCAGAATCCAAACACAGCAAGATTGCATACACAAAACCCTGTCAAGCACGAGCACGAGGAGACGGAGGACCGGTTCTTTGACGCATTCGACTCAACGGAGACAGAAGAGCAGGCCACGGTGATCAAAATGGAGGTCGTCGGCACTATAAAGAAGGTTTACCACATGATATCGCGCTTCACGGGGAGCTCGCTCCCGGAGCCGGCCCGCTCGCAGGTGCGTGAGACGCTGTTGAACCTGCCGACAAACTGGTCCTCCAGTGTTTCAAATCTCATACCCAACGAACCGAGCGGCACGGCAGGTGCAACAAGGGTCCCTCCCAAATCGTACATCTACGAAACGAGCAAGAGGGGCCGCAGCGACACAAACAGCAGCGGAGACATGACAAACCATGCGTTGACCACCAACGGAAAAGTGCTGATACTGGCGAAGGAGTCCCTTGATATGGTACAAAACGTCATGGACGTTGTAGACACCACACTGGGGAGAGCAGAGGAATGGGTCAAGCATAAACAGGAGGCCAAGGAAAACATATACGAGAGGTTCAAGGGCGAGAGAAAAGACAGCACCTGA
- the APM2 gene encoding Apm2p (similar to Saccharomyces cerevisiae APM2 (YHL019C); ancestral locus Anc_2.555), which produces MSSVLYILDENLETLISKNIKAVPSLEYPIAQFKKLYGSNAPPVIDYHDLFTFTYIQRDSLLFVSVVDRVDTGLVETLVYLEHFYEVLKNYLGVKVLDKNIVTDNSVLISELIEETIDFGAIQVTDSGLLADYIKMKVNLPERVGESADLGASSDSDSDSDHPGKHKHKHKHKHKGKGKKGAQTGMGDSEKNEIEDLTQRAKKITGDPLMLLGGSKKKKNKKKLVNDLDFLMQEEEEFNFLNSDIAKTTIMPISWRTKGIHYAKNEFFLNVIEKVEYFMDFTQNVIKKNLIHGEIRCKCFLSGMPNLKVSINKIVNEDKQFLANCKFHQCVSLASLESSDHKDVEFVPPDGEFTLCRYELKRHVRDEPMVKLVNFEVKPKLKKFKLKLLLTIETHFKTTNATSKLALRVPIKQLFREYRVDLSKNLKSKCDRGAILFNISDDFLLWEVGSMSGGHGETQLSMGVEFALFNQEEYDREQEMLKTSMNPPPLREGPKLEELYKQIHEDDDDDDGNTEPVAEHRLQPRTREIDKLLTMDFEVPYCTSSGLRVEYLKIEEPQLEYQSFPWVRYTTLSDAEYAYLIY; this is translated from the coding sequence ATGTCCTCTGTACTCTACATACTGGATGAAAACTTGGAAACGCTGATCAGCAAGAATATCAAGGCGGTACCGTCTTTGGAGTATCCAATTGCGcagttcaagaaactgtacGGGTCGAATGCGCCACCGGTAATCGATTACCACGATCTGTTCACGTTCACATACATCCAGAGAGACTCGCTACTCTTTGTGAGCGTGGTGGACAGAGTGGACACGGGGCTTGTGGAGACGCTCGTGTATTTGGAGCACTTTTACGaggttttgaagaactaTCTGGGCGTGAAGGTGCTCGATAAGAACATTGTGACGGACAATTCTGTGCTGATCTCGGAACTAATCGAAGAAACCATTGATTTTGGTGCTATCCAAGTGACTGATTCCGGGCTGCTGGCTGACTACATCAAGATGAAGGTGAATTTACCGGAAAGAGTGGGCGAGTCGGCCGATTTGGGGGCCAGTTCGGATTCAGATTCGGATTCGGACCACCCTGGGAagcacaaacacaaacacaagcaCAAACACAAGGGCAAGGGTAAGAAGGGTGCCCAAACCGGTATGGGGGACAGCGAGAAGAATGAGATTGAGGATTTAACGCAGCGTGCGAAGAAGATCACGGGCGATCCGCTAATGTTGCTTGGTGGTTctaagaagaagaagaacaagaagaagcttGTCAATGACCTGGATTTCCTGAtgcaagaggaggaggagttTAATTTCCTGAACAGCGACATTGCGAAGACCACCATCATGCCGATCTCGTGGAGGACCAAAGGTATCCACTATGCAAAGAACGAGTTCTTCCTCAACGTTATAGAGAAAGTCGAGTACTTTATGGACTTTACGCAAAACgtcatcaagaagaatcTGATACACGGGGAGATCCGCTGCAAGTGTTTTCTCTCAGGGATGCccaacttgaaagtgtccATCAACAAGATCGTGAATGAGGACAAGCAGTTTTTAGCAAACTGTAAGTTCCATCAGTGTGTTTCGTTGGCCTCGCTGGAGTCCAGCGACCACAAGGACGTTGAGTTTGTACCCCCAGACGGAGAGTTCACGCTGTGCCGGTACGAGCTGAAGAGACACGTCCGGGACGAGCCGATGGTGAAGTTGGTCAATTTCGAAGTTAAGCCGAAGCTGAAAAAGTTCAAGTTGAAGCTGCTGCTCACGATCGAGACGCACTTTAAGACGACGAACGCGACATCCAAACTGGCCTTAAGGGTCCCCATAAAGCAGCTGTTCAGGGAGTACCGTGTGGACCTGAGCAAGAACCTCAAGTCCAAGTGCGACAGGGGTGCGATACTGTTCAACATCAGCGACGACTTCCTACTCTGGGAGGTCGGTTCGATGAGCGGTGGTCATGGGGAGACGCAACTGTCGATGGGCGTCGAGTTTGCCCTATTCAACCAGGAAGAATACGACCGCGAACAAGAAATGCTCAAGACGTCCATGAATCCGCCTCCGCTCCGCGAGGGTCCCAAACTGGAGGAACTGTACAAGCAAATTcacgaagacgacgacgacgacgacggcAACACCGAGCCCGTTGCAGAACACCGGCTGCAGCCGCGCACAAGAGAAATTGACAAGCTGCTCACCATGGACTTCGAGGTGCCCTATTGCACCTCCAGCGGGCTCCGCGTCGAGTACCTCAAGATCGAGGAACCGCAGCTGGAGTACCAGTCGTTCCCCTGGGTCCGCTACACGACCCTCAGCGACGCCGAGTACGCCTACCTCATCTACTGA
- the MCO14 gene encoding 4a-hydroxytetrahydrobiopterin dehydratase (similar to Saccharomyces cerevisiae YHL018W; ancestral locus Anc_2.554), whose amino-acid sequence MFNKIVRVAARGIPLDELPVQLSKAGLASLWLVQRATNGTDTGKLVRECTFPDFESTWGFLTQVSMRSHLWGHHPTITTTYNKVKLELATHDLEQQPNSVSDVDLKMAKRIEKYIHMYSGSSP is encoded by the coding sequence ATGTTCAATAAGATTGTCAGAGTTGCCGCTAGGGGAATTCCCCTTGATGAATTGCCAGTTCAACTGAGCAAAGCCGGTTTGGCGTCGTTGTGGCTCGTTCAAAGGGCGACAAATGGAACAGATACAGGGAAACTAGTAAGGGAATGTACGTTTCCAGACTTCGAAAGCACCTGGGGGTTTCTTACACAGGTCAGCATGAGATCACACCTCTGGGGGCATCACCCAACGATCACAACAACATATAACAAGGTCAAACTGGAGCTGGCAACGCACGACcttgaacagcaaccaaACAGCGTATCTGACGTGGACTTGAAGATGGCCAAACGAATAGAGAAgtatatacatatgtaCAGCGGTTCTTCTCCCTGA
- the NFU1 gene encoding Nfu1p (similar to Saccharomyces cerevisiae NFU1 (YKL040C); ancestral locus Anc_2.553) gives MLRVSLRGRFTGNGLSPVSLARRGLSIQVLSTPNDNALKFLSKDGEMFQTRGAKSIMIKNTDDTLIDHSNLAKTLFVQCPGIEELMIGDDFLTVNKDSMVHWNQIKPAVLEILTSHLSSGDSVVSEEFQNVKEQKEGGYKVNMPKFEYNEDEQEVSELIEELIDTRIRPAIMEDGGDIDYRGWDPATGTVYLKLQGACTSCSSSEVTLKYGIESMLKHYVEEVNDVIQMLDPEQEIALKEFDKLEKKLSEDKKELPQEDTTAHSQ, from the coding sequence ATGCTTAGGGTTTCTCTGAGGGGCAGGTTTACTGGGAACGGGTTATCACCCGTTTCTTTGGCGAGAAGGGGGTTAAGCATACAGGTTTTGTCTACGCCCAACGACAATGCATTGAAGTTCCTGTCGAAGGACGGGGAGATGTTTCAAACGAGGGGTGCGAAGAGTATAATGATCAAGAACACTGACGATACGCTCATAGACCATTCCAACCTTGCTAAGACGCTTTTCGTCCAGTGTCCCGGTATTGAGGAACTGATGATTGGTGATGACTTCTTGACTGTCAACAAGGATTCCATGGTACACTGGAATCAGATCAAACCCGCCGTGCTGGAGATACTGACCTCACATTTGAGCTCTGGGGATAGCGTGGTCTCTGAAGAGTTCCAAAACGTCAAAGAGCAGAAGGAAGGCGGTTACAAAGTGAACATGCCCAAATTTGAGTACAATGAGGACGAGCAAGAGGTGAGCGAGTTAATCGAGGAGCTTATAGATACGCGGATCAGACCGGCAATTATGGAGGACGGTGGTGACATTGACTACCGTGGGTGGGACCCTGCAACGGGGACTGTGTACTTGAAGCTTCAAGGTGCTTGCACGTCTTGCTCTAGCAGTGAGGTCACGTTGAAGTACGGTATTGAATCGATGTTGAAGCATTATGTCGAAGAGGTGAACGATGTCATACAGATGTTGGACCCGGAGCAGGAGATTGCCTTGAAAGAATTTGATaaactggagaagaagttgtCGGAGGATAAGAAAGAATTACCACAAGAGGACACTACTGCACACTCCCAGTAG
- the DUR3 gene encoding Dur3p (similar to Saccharomyces cerevisiae DUR3 (YHL016C); ancestral locus Anc_2.551), with protein MGEFKEILPQGAGYAIVVGLGAVFTACMIATTKILKRYQKEIMTAEEFSTAGRTVKTGLVASAVVSSWIWASTLLTSTAMQYNNGVFGGYTYSAGASFQIIAFSILAIKTKQKAPNAHTYLEIVKVRYGKVGHCIYLFYALATNILVTAMLLTSGSAVFSRLTGMNSIACAFLLPIGVVIYTMIGGIKATFLTDYVHTCAIIIIVMYFAFKVYATSDILGSPGKVYDLVRAAAKAHPVAHNYKGEYMTMTSRGAGIFLVINLVGNFGTVFLDNGYWNKAISASPAAALPGYVMGGLAWMPVPFLISLTMGFAALATEHLPSFPTYPDRLSDYEVSSGLVLPAAAVTVMGKGGAVATLLMIFLAVTSGFAAEVISVSSVFTYDIYRPYINPKATGKQLIYSSHLACFVFGVGMSGFAIGLNYGGVSMGYIYEIMGIIISSAVIPVVLTLCWKQPNFIAMTVSPVLGTGLAIMSWLVCTKSLYGTLTIENTFMDYPMLTGNVVALLSPMIFIPILTYVFKPQNFDWELLKSISRADESEEINKAAEEDDHAHDLESKSESIERKDVNSFDGKDVTVVKSGILRPVNTILSSIREVSQSELNEELDAEKKQLSRGLKIAYALCIFFAFAFLVVWPLPMYGTHYIFSKRFFTGWVVVLIIWIFISSFCVIIYPLYEGRHGLYTTFRGIYWDLTGQTYKLREWQNEHPEELHIVQSQLSARRHHVNGGYINIEDNLDDLVER; from the coding sequence ATGGGTGAATTTAAAGAAATTTTACCACAAGGCGCTGGCTATGCCATCGTCGTGGGACTTGGGGCAGTCTTCACTGCCTGTATGATTGCCACCACAAAGATACTTAAACGTTATCAGAAAGAGATTATGACAGCAGAGGAATTTTCTACCGCCGGTAGAACGGTGAAAACTGGCCTGGTCGCGTCAGCCGTTGTGTCTTCCTGGATCTGGGCATCCACTTTGCTAACTTCAACCGCCATGCAATACAATAACGGTGTCTTTGGTGGGTACACATACTCTGCAGGTGCCTCTTTCCAAATCATTGCCTTCTCCATTCTGGCTATCAAGACAAAACAAAAGGCACCCAACGCTCACACTTACTTGGAAATTGTGAAGGTAAGGTACGGTAAAGTTGGCCACTGCATATACCTGTTTTATGCGCTAGCGACAAACATTTTGGTTACCGCGATGCTGTTAACTTCCGGTTCAGCGGTGTTTTCGAGACTAACGGGCATGAATTCCATCGCCTGTGCGTTCCTCCTTCCCATCGGAGTTGTGATTTACACCATGATCGGTGGTATCAAGGCTACCTTTTTAACAGATTACGTGCATACATGTGCCATTATCATCATTGTAATGTACTTCGCCTTTAAAGTATACGCCACTAGTGACATCCTCGGCTCCCCAGGGAAAGTGTACGACCTTGTCAGAGCCGCGGCAAAGGCACACCCAGTGGCACACAACTACAAGGGTGAATACATGACAATGACCTCCAGGGGTGCTGGTatcttcctcgtcatcaaCCTGGTAGGTAACTTTGGTACAGTGTTCCTGGACAACGGTTACTGGAACAAAGCTATCTCTGCCTCCCCAGCTGCTGCACTTCCAGGCTACGTCATGGGTGGCCTCGCCTGGATGCCTGTTCCATTCTTGATTTCCTTGACCATGGGGTTTGCTGCCTTGGCCACTGAACATCTACCAAGTTTCCCAACGTATCCAGACCGATTGAGTGACTACGAAGTGAGCTCTGGTTTGGTTTTACCAGCTGCTGCAGTCACAGTAATGGGGAAAGGTGGTGCCGTCGCTACATTGCTGATGATTTTCCTGGCGGTCACTTCCGGTTTTGCCGCTGAAGTCATTTCTGTGTCATCCGTGTTCACCTACGATATCTACAGGCCTTACATCAACCCAAAGGCGACGGGCAAGCAACTGATATATTCGTCGCATTTAGCATGTTTTGTATTTGGTGTCGGTATGAGCGGGTTCGCCATTGGGTTGAACTACGGAGGCGTGAGTATGGGTTATATCTATGAGATTATGGGGATCATTATTTCGAGTGCTGTGATTCCTGTAGTGCTGACCCTTTGTTGGAAACAACCAAATTTCATTGCAATGACCGTATCACCAGTACTAGGTACTGGACTGGCCATCATGTCGTGGTTGGTGTGCACGAAATCACTTTATGGCACGTTGACCATTGAAAACACTTTCATGGATTACCCAATGTTGACAGGGAATGTCGTTGCCTTACTGTCGCCTATGATCTTCATTCCTATCCTAACATACGTGTTTAAACCACAGAACTTCGATTGGGAACTCTTGAAGTCTATCAGCAGGGCGGATGAATCTGAAGAAATTAACAAAGCAGCCGAGGAGGATGACCATGCACACGACCTTGAATCGAAGTCCGAATCGATTGAGAGAAAGGATGTGAACTCCTTCGACGGTAAAGATGTGACTGTAGTTAAGAGTGGGATATTGAGGCCAGTGAACACAATCTTGAGTTCTATCCGGGAAGTTTCACAAAGTGAGCTAAACGAGGAGTTGGATGCCGAGAAAAAACAGTTGTCACGCGGGTTGAAGATAGCATACGCCCTTTGCATATTCTTCGCCTTTGCCTTTTTAGTCGTGTGGCCATTGCCCATGTACGGTACGCACTACATCTTCAGCAAGAGATTTTTCACCGGGTGGGTGGTCGTCCTGATAATATGGATCTTCATCAGTTCATTCTGTGTGATCATATACCCATTGTACGAGGGGAGACATGGACTATACACCACGTTCCGCGGGATCTACTGGGACTTGACAGGCCAAACTTACAAGCTGAGAGAATGGCAAAACGAGCATCCAGAAGAGCTGCATATTGTACAGAGTCAATTGAGCGCCAGAAGACACCACGTCAACGGCGGGTACATCAACATAGAAGACAATCTGGACGATCTGGTAGAACGCTGA
- the RPS20 gene encoding 40S ribosomal protein uS10 (similar to Saccharomyces cerevisiae RPS20 (YHL015W); ancestral locus Anc_2.550) encodes MSDIQKKEVEQHEQPQIIKIRITLTSTKVKQLESVSSNIIRNAEQFELVKKGPVRLPTKVLKISTRKTPNGEGSKTWETYEMRIHKRYIDLEAPVHIVKRITQITIEPGVDVEVVVASN; translated from the coding sequence ATGTCTGACatccaaaagaaagaagttGAGCAACACGAACAGCCTCAGATCATCAAGATCAGAATTACTTTGACCTCCACCAAGGTCAAGCAATTggaatctgtttcttccaaCATCATCAGAAATGCTGAGCAATTCGAATTGGTCAAGAAGGGTCCAGTCAGACTTCCAACCAAGGTCTTGAAGATCTCCACCAGAAAGACTCCAAACGGTGAAGGTTCCAAGACCTGGGAAACCTACGAAATGAGAATCCACAAGAGATACATCGACTTGGAAGCTCCAGTTCACATCGTCAAGAGAATCACCCAAATCACCATTGAACCTGGTGTGGATGTCGAAGTTGTCGTTGCCTCTAACTAA
- the YLF2 gene encoding Ylf2p (similar to Saccharomyces cerevisiae YLF2 (YHL014C); ancestral locus Anc_2.549), whose amino-acid sequence MTSVILGRSSNNLTAGIVGLANVGKSTFFQSITNSKLGNPANYPFATIEPSQAVTQLPNEKLFHLQDIYKAKKVVPSTLTVIDIAGLTKGASDGKGLGNKFLNDIKMVDGIFHLVRGFSGEEVTHLEGGVDPVRDMYLVQDELILKDLEYLERSIEQNSKKRIPHSNVEYKILQGETKLLEQLQEFLYNGQKISNFKTEWGEDEAKVLNKYNFLTSKPTLILFNVDPIDYLTGKHKSLKDMITWRDQYAPRDNIVLFSAEIETKYNEMVVHKGDREQFTNYCKQLAPGITEADSALSTIIQEMKCKLHLLNFYTCGDVEVKQWNIREGTTAREAAGVIHTDLQRTFINAEITHYADVDAHVVKRVGKDYVMQDDDIAFFKAVGGKTR is encoded by the coding sequence ATGACCTCGGTTATACTGGGGAGATCGTCCAACAACTTGACGGCAGGGATAGTAGGATTAGCCAATGTCGGCAAGTCGaccttcttccaaagtatAACGAATTCAAAGCTGGGCAATCCAGCAAACTACCCGTTTGCCACGATAGAACCCTCACAGGCGGTAACACAGCTTCCTAACGAGAAGCTGTTCCACTTACAAGATATTTACAAGGCTAAGAAGGTCGTACCGTCGACGCTGACAGTGATAGACATCGCAGGGTTGACTAAAGGTGCTTCAGATGGGAAGGGGCTAGGGAACAAGTTTCTAAACGACATCAAGATGGTGGATGGGATATTCCATCTTGTGAGAGGGTTTTCCGGGGAGGAGGTGACGCATTTGGAAGGCGGCGTCGACCCTGTGAGGGATATGTATCTGGTGCAAGACGAATTGATTCTTAAGGATTTGGAGTACTTGGAAAGGTCCATAGAGCAGAATTCTAAGAAGAGGATCCCTCATTCGAACGTAGAGTATAAGATCTTGCAAGGGGAGACGAAGTTGCTCGAACAGCTGCAAGAGTTCCTTTACAATGGCCAAAAGATCTCTAACTTTAAGACTGAGTGGGGGGAGGACGAGGCGAAAGTGCTCAATAAGTACAATTTCTTGACAAGCAAGCCAACGCTGATCCTATTTAATGTTGATCCGATAGACTATCTCACCGGAAAGCACAAATCTCTCAAGGATATGATAACGTGGAGGGATCAGTATGCCCCGAGGGACAATATTGTACTATTTAGTGCGGAGATAGAAACCAAGTACAACGAAATGGTTGTTCATAAGGGAGACCGAGAACAGTTCACAAACTATTGTAAACAGCTGGCGCCAGGCATCACGGAGGCGGACTCCGCTCTGTCCACCATCATCCAGGAGATGAAATGCAAACTGCATTTACTCAATTTCTACACTTGTGGGGACGTCGAGGTGAAACAGTGGAATATAAGAGAGGGGACTACCGCGAGGGAGGCAGCAGGTGTGATCCACACAGATTTGCAAAGGACATTCATCAACGCAGAAATCACTCACTACGCTGATGTCGATGCGCACGTCGTGAAACGCGTTGGTAAGGACTACGTAATGCAGGACGACGACATTGCATTCTTCAAGGCAGTCGGTGGTAAGACAAGGTGA
- the OTU2 gene encoding deubiquitinase OTU2 (similar to Saccharomyces cerevisiae OTU2 (YHL013C); ancestral locus Anc_2.548), translating to MEEILKRHRKEARDLQNQITGMKKQATKSTRKEVNSKCEQLKSDLDRRHSEELREVDQSGVPAAGEEQSTDGQVDEVTPEQLLAQLNLENKPPKEEKAPGQPQEQPTRRRRNRQKEKLARRDAEVEKMKEQARREAAVQPDLAKLERQSLSEVCAKLHLHQYDIKPDGHCLFASILDQLQQRHPDTPQGWDVYKLRALACQYIRDHADDFVPYLFDENTMSVRDVDEYTTEMETTAVWGGEIEILALAKALDCPISVLISGSATHRVNEQGQRPELKIVYYKHGYSLGEHYNSLRDAPL from the coding sequence ATGGAGGAGATACTGAAGAGGCACAGAAAGGAGGCACGGGACCTGCAGAACCAGATCACCGGGATGAAGAAACAGGCGACGAAGTCCACTCGGAAGGAGGTCAACTCTAAATGTGAACAACTCAAGAGTGATTTGGACAGGAGACACAGCGAGGAGCTTCGTGAAGTGGACCAATCGGGAGTCCCTGCAGCGGGAGAAGAACAGAGTACGGACGGCCAGGTGGATGAAGTTACGCCTGAACAGTTACTGGCACAATTGAACCTTGAAAACAAGCCCCCcaaggaggagaaggcCCCCGGTCAGCCCCAAGAGCAGCCCACACGCCGCCGCAGAAACAGacagaaggagaaactggCTCGTAGAGATGCCGAGGTGGAGAAGATGAAGGAACAGGCGCGGAGAGAGGCAGCCGTGCAACCGGATTTGGCGAAATTGGAACGACAATCGCTCAGCGAAGTGTGCGCCAAGTTACATCTGCATCAGTACGACATCAAACCGGACGGACATTGTTTGTTTGCATCTATTCTAGACCAATTACAACAGCGGCACCCGGATACACCGCAGGGATGGGACGTGTACAAGTTGCGGGCGCTGGCGTGCCAGTACATTAGGGACCACGCGGACGATTTTGTACCTTACTTGTTCGATGAGAATACAATGTCCGTCAGAGATGTAGACGAATACACTACGGAGATGGAGACTACAGCAGTGTGGGGTGGTGAAATTGAGATTCTGGCCCTAGCAAAGGCTCTCGATTGTCCCATTAGCGTGCTGATTAGTGGCAGCGCTACGCACAGGGTCAATGAACAAGGTCAACGACCCGAATTGAAAATTGTGTACTACAAACACGGTTACTCTCTCGGGGAGCATTACAACTCGCTAAGAGACGCACCGTTGTGA